A genomic stretch from Centroberyx gerrardi isolate f3 chromosome 10, fCenGer3.hap1.cur.20231027, whole genome shotgun sequence includes:
- the LOC139915827 gene encoding sacsin-like isoform X2, producing MNKTRRKTRSSFGATAPPFIDYLKDVLRRYPDGGQILKELIQNADDAEATKVIFIHDERSYGTESLWTGELGKYQGPALYAYNNAMFTDDDWKGIQATGRSVKRNDPNKVGRFGIGFNSVYHITDVPSIFSSGHLGVLDPQEKLFGKGDGGFQWSLADTEDQETLMTLHDQFQPFQDIVALVSEQTWSKVITEDQNFGGTLFRFPLRNEASDISDNLYDSDKVVQLFDSFIADADLSLLFLKNVASVSLIHINTDNSVNVRLEVTCTRSTDVLESGDESTIEGATSFKFITISSEDHKETEKWLVTTCCMKEGNIEKLDSLAKKLCFLPQVALAFPCGEKRDCTDSRLSCFLPLPNNESNKTGLPVYVNACFGLTDNRRHIKWQEEDQKYDEGALWNELLIKEVLPLAYLRILQDAIKLCKDSALPVSSVYDLWPDITQVQHKDKWHAVALDVLHHLFGQNVAVLSLATDERKFVTPSEAVLPCKDLTSPDILAAIKRTLVLCGENLVTLSDCIARAIEEAYPHLNTLRHVTPTFLREVLCRIGLHSISEEDKLSLLEYILSDGKYRELQGLQLLPLSDGTFRSFTDQEEDIAFIDSNEFPRVLLPGCKDLFIPDNLSSPCRTHLKELATKNLFKVLNIDADQVAEYAKRSMMNSYASQRYLFKHDFWPVWISRAVSFSRSLGAKVEQSVRKPGTSLNLWIRVWTLTSEESAS from the exons ATGAATAAGACACGAAGAAAAACTCG GTCTTCTTTCGGGGCAACAGCACCACCATTCATTGACTACCTGAAAGATGTTCTACGCCGATATCCGGATGGTGGACAAATTTTGAAG GAGCTGATCCAAAATGCAGATGATGCTGAAGCCACAAAAGTTATTTTCATCCATGATGAGAGAAGTTATGGGACTGAGAGCCTTTGGACTGGTGAACTGGGAAAATACCAAG gTCCTGCTCTCTATGCCTACAACAATGCTATGTTCACTGATGATGACTGGAAAGGCATTCAGGCTACAGGGAGGAGTGTCAAGCGCAATGACCCAAACAAAGTTGGGAGGTTTGGGATCGGCTTCAACTCTGTTTACCACATAACAG ATGTGCCATCTATATTCAGTTCAGGGCACCTTGGCGTGCTAGACCCCCAAGAGAAGCTATTTGGAAAAGGAGATGGAGGCTTTCAGTGGTCTTTGGCTGATACAGAGGACCAGGAAACTTTGATGACCTTGCATGATCAATTCCAACCGTTTCAAGATATAGTTGCGCTTGTAAGCGAACAGACATGGTCAAAAGTCATCACAGAGGATCAAAACTTTGGTGGGACGCTTTTCAGATTTCCCTTGCGCAATGAGGCGTCAGACATTTCAGATAATTTGTATGACTCTGATAAAGTTGTTCAGCTTTTTGACAGCTTCATTGCAGATGCAGACTTGAGCCTCCTGTTCCTGAAAAATGTGGCCTCTGTGTCCTTGATACATATCAACACAGACAACTCTGTCAACGTCAGACTTGAAGTGACATGCACACGCTCCACAGATGTTTTGGAGTCAGGAGATGAGTCAACCATTGAGGGCGCAACAAGCTTCAAATTCATTACCATCTCCTCAGAAGAtcacaaagaaacagagaagtgGCTCGTGACAACATGCTGCATGAAAGAGGGAAACATAGAAAAACTGGATTCACTTGCAAAGAAGTTATGCTTTCTCCCTCAAGTTGCCTTGGCATTCCCATGTGGTGAGAAGAGAGACTGCACTGACAGTAGATTGAGCTGCTTTCTCCCCCTCCCAAACAATGAATCCAACAAGACTGGACTCCCAGTTTATGTCAATGCATGCTTTGGCCTCACAGACAACAGAAGACACATCAAGTGGCAGGAGGAAGACCAGAAATATGACGAAGGTGCCTTGTGGAATGAATTGCTGATAAAAGAGGTCCTCCCACTGGCTTACCTCAGGATCCTTCAAGATGCTATCAAACTATGCAAAGACTCTGCACTCCCTGTCTCCTCTGTGTATGATCTTTGGCCAGATATCACCCAGGTGCAACACAAAGACAAATGGCATGCAGTTGCATTGGATGTCCTTCATCACTTATTTGGACAGAATGTTGCTGTCCTCTCTCTTGCCACAGATGAAAGAAAGTTTGTCACTCCATCAGAAGCTGTGCTCCCCTGTAAAGATTTGACAAGCCCTGATATATTGGCCGCCATAAAAAGGACTTTGGTTTTGTGTGGAGAAAACCTTGTCACTTTATCAGATTGTATTGCAAGAGCTATAGAGGAGGCCTATCCACACCTCAACACCCTTAGACATGTGACTCCAACTTTCCTGAGGGAAGTTCTCTGCAGAATTGGCTTGCATAGCATTTCTGAAGAGGACAAACTCTCTCTTTTGGAGTACATTTTGAGTGATGGAAAATACAGAGAACTCCAGGGTCTTCAACTGCTTCCACTCAGTGATGGCACTTTCAGATCTTTCACAGATCAAGAGGAGGACATTGCTTTCATTGATAGCAATGAATTTCCAAG AGTTCTGCTGCCAGGTTGCAAAGACCTCTTCATTCCAGATAATCTCAGTTCACCCTGCAGAACCCACCTGAAAGAACTGGCCACAAAAA ATTTATTCAAGGTCCTCAACATCGATGCAGATCAGGTGGCTGAATATGCAAAGAG